A window of Glycine soja cultivar W05 chromosome 2, ASM419377v2, whole genome shotgun sequence genomic DNA:
atcttattttactttttgggtTTCTATTTTACTCCCccatttaaaagtaaaaagacaaaatgtacTTACACATACAAATACAATAGTCCTTCTTCTTATTTCCCCCTCTTTCACTACCTCTTTTGTAGCTGTTAAAAAGacctataaaatatttaacagcTGGTGTTGAGTGTCACTTCCTGATTGGAGCATGAAATTTGTTGATTCCATTCCTTAAAAATCTCCCACTAGTCACAATCCACCTTTATCTTGTTGGCACCCTTTatgcttgtttatttttttatttttatttttttcatttccccTATCTATACTCCGCTTCCTTCATTGGGGATTCCCTTGAGGGGCACCTTCAAAACACAtaacatctttttttctttttttttttttaaagaaaaagcaTCCTAGGAATGACATTGAAAATCACAAGCCACGATGGCTATTCTCCAAAGGTTTTGTTTAGCTTCCTCCTTTTAGCATCTGGACTATTGTTATGTGAAGTATTTGCACATGAAGCAGCATTTGTGTCATCACTTTTGTAGCTGAAGCATTCAGTGTTCAACACCCCTATTGGGCTCTGGGGCACGCTAGGGACAGAAACAGAAGCACTATCACCCTTGGCAGAACCACCACCACTATTTGATGCCAGCTCTTGGATCAATTTAACACACTTCAATACCCTCTCCTGccaaaaaagaaacaacaaataGGACAATGCAAAACATTAATTTAACCGTGCCAACAATTAATTGCATTTGATGAGTTACAAGTTACAACTTGCAAGTAATCAACTGAAAATGATCATGCTCAAAAGGGAAAACcatcatttataatatatatgttcacttttttttttgtcgatGGACCACCACCATATATATACTTACCTTTTCCACAAGCTGAATCAGAACAGAAATTGCTTTCTCAGTTTGCACTGTTTGGCCCTCCCCCACCACAGATATTGCCACAGCTGCTGCAATCTCTGAGGGTCTGAACTCTAAGAAGTCAATTCCTGCATTGCATTGGATTCCCACTCCTCAAATTATAATctctatcatatttattattgctGCAGAGTTAGAGGAGGAAAACAGATAGGTACCTCTTACAGTACTCAGTATAAGCTGGATGGATTGCAAAATTGAAGCTCCAATTGGACTTTGATCATCATTGATCTTGTAAAGGAAATGGTCAATGAAGGAAAATGGGGTAATTGCCTGCATTCTCCACCTCAATGTGCTCAGCACCAGAAGCTCCATTCTCTGTATTGTTTTGGCTTCAAATATATACTTAGATTCACCCACctattgtaaaattaaataacatttatcttagtgcatgtttggaaaaataataacttCCTGGATTTAACCTCtcagaaaaaaacaaacaattggATCTTCAACATAATATAAACcaaacatgcaatcaatatgTCAATACAACTAATCATGAAATTGAAATACATTTTACCTGCAAATCAAGAGACATAGGAGCATCAGTCTCTTCCATTTTGGCTGCCAGAGATAAGCATCCAACAGCCAACAATTGCATTGTCCAAGTTCTATGCTTCTGCAAATGAAAAGATCAGATCAAAAAACAATTTGAGAAGACAagatcagataaaaaaaaaacttttgagaaGTGAAATACATTAATTGACTTACTGGTAATTCATATGCAGAAAGGAAGCGGTCCAAGTAGTTTATGGATAGATATGCACAGACAGGTCCAAAACCAAAGTGCTCTTGAACCTATAAAACAGGAACATTTGTTCATTAGTTAGACCATAGCAAACGGCGATCGATGATAAAAAATCCTTGTTTCAAAGATCAAATTAGCTTCACACTGATCAAAAAATGAAATACTAATCTAGCTTTAAAAATATGCATTAACAAAAGAATTCGACCCAACAAAAGGACAATCCAATCCAATCCAATCCAATCCATGAATCTCAGATTCACAAATGGATTCATCCACAAACAAAGAAGGAGGCGGtcaaatccaaataaaactCTTCAAAACAAGATCATCAAAAGCAAAAAAGTGAGGATTTTCAGAAACCCCGTTTTAAGATTAGAAGAAAAACAATCCCCAACTACACCGCCCAcagtcaaaaacacaaaaaagaatcctcaaaGAGCATGCAAAATCAAACACAAGCTCTTAAAACCCACCTTTTGAATCCAATCAATGGCCTCTTTTCTGGCCTCAAAGTCCAAATCCCCACTCCTCAGCTTATTCCTATAATCACCATTAGGCAAGTGATCCCATTCCTTTTCAACCATCAGTCTCAAACACTCATCACTCTGCAACTGAAACCACCCATTTGGGACATCCAAGTTCTCACTTTGACTAAGGTTTCGACGATATCTAGGATCCTGCCACGCGTCCTCCAACACCTCCACCGAACCACCATAATCGTTTTCGTCAAAAATACTGTTGTCTTCCACACAGAGAAGGCTCGAAACACAATCAAAACTGGGTGCCATTTGtgcaatgaaagaaaaaatgaaatttttttattatattttgggaCAACAAAAAAAGGGGAGCCCGGAATGAAAAACGCAGCGTTCAGATTAAAGATTGAGTCTTTTAGACGGAAGGAGTTGAGGAGAAGAGAGATCTCTTGtatgaaatgatgattgaaaagaacaaatgagaaTCTGATAAGTAAGAACAAAATCACTATAGACCCCAACAAGTCGtcttttgtttctctctctgtATATATGCGTTGTGTGAGAttgtctctctctcttctatctatctatctatctatcccCTCTCTTTCGAAGTTTGGCCGAAAAGACTGCTGCAAGAGAGGGGCTTATGAAGAAACTAACGCCTCTTTTTAGGGTAAAaagtagagagagagagtgcgCGCGTGTGGGTGTGGGGTTAAGAGGCAGAGCAATTAGAAGGATTTGAGCGCCAAAGTCATACAGATTAAAGAACAGTGCATGGCATATCATCTATGGTTTAGTGTAGAAAAAGGAAGTAAGTTTGTTTTGATAAGCAttcataaaattgatttttaattaaaattgatttagaagtgatataatttatatctgaaagtttttagtataaaattaaattatgagtaaaatttcatataaattttttatttaacactaaaatcatttaaatttgttttcatttagaatcaattttaaatcttaaatcaaTTATGAAATCTTTTTTactgtaaaattaaatatatgaaaactTATCTAATATTAATTCTCAACTTATAATCAATTCTCCAACTTGAAACCAAATATACACTAACAACTAAAGAATAAATCATTATATGATATGAAACCAAATATGCAGTAACAACTAAAGGATAAATCATTATATGATACACTATTCTTATgattttgactatttttttatgtaatacaattaattattttctataaaattcttattaattgcgtttaaaaaattattcaaaaccgTAAAAATAGTGCATcataaataattagttatattacatagaaaataagttataaattaCTTGTGGAAATTGATGCAAACATTAAATAGTTTcagattataaatgaaaaaaaaagattcagaCAATAAATTATTAGAGCAATGATACAAGTACATTGCACAGTATCATACAGCATTAAGATATCCAACAAaaacatttctttttattattatttttcttttattaaatatattaagtaataaaataatatattttgtcaatttttttcaaattattacgAGTGTATTTTTGGTATACGATAGTATTAGTTTCGTCGTTTTTATGAATTCAACGTGATAATTGAGTAATTGAGTAGTATGTACATTGTGAAACTTAACCAGACATGTACTATATGATCACCACTATGAACTCAGACcaaattttacataatatataactagattttattaatttttttttaattttttttattatatgttatgtaaaaattaaacaagatcAAGATGATAAATACATCATGAAACTAGATTGTGTCATTAAACAAGATCAAGATgatatataatcattttttcacagtagttaaaattttgtatttattgaaTTTATGTATATTATAAGATTATAATGTATactaagaaaaaacaaatatgcgaaaaaaagtttaaatgtgttttacagtagagaaaatgattatataataacagataaaaagttttaatctataataaatttattaatttttataataattattttaaaaattatattaacaataaCTTGTGATTGAAGGATGGTATAATACAAGGGGATTAAACTCTGTTCAGTATACACGTGTTTGAGAGGCTTACTATTAGACATATGACGGTATTCTTTAATCttaattaatgaaaacaaaaatcacgAATTAATTTATTGGTGAAAAATCAAGCCCCAAAAAGGAAACAAGGGGAGATAATGAAGGCTGAATGGTTAATGAAATTGAAGTTCAGATACTTTCGTGAGCAAGAATTGAAGGATACGGatagagagagtgagagagataTTAATTGCTGAAAATTGTTAATAGCATTCAATTTTAGATGTTTTAGTGTGCAACAACTGAAGGACGGTGCATTGATTTGTAGCTCTGCACCTTGATTTATCAGAAATCACGaacactttttcttcttttcctttgcaCAAAATCTTCAATGTAATTAGATTAAAGAAAAACACATGATTGATGTATCTAATTGTGCacgagaaaaaaagaagattcgATTCATTTAAAGATTTTCCTTTTTAGGTGTTGCAAAAATATACGCAAATGACAGATTTTATGCAGTCACGGAATATATATTTGAGGAACTCTGATTGATGTTTAATACACTAAAAACATCCATTTATCATAATAAACTTTCCTATGAAACACAACTTTGATTTCCTAAGATATTTGTATAAATCATgtgaaaaagataagaaagtaTAATGTTGTCcaatattttattagtatttttgtaaaaacaatgcAAGTGATGTGtttgatttgttaaaaaataaaaaattagataatataaaaatatttatctaaagtttgatttaaaaaataatcgaGACACAgtacaaataaagaataatggatttgataaatattaaaaagctTGTAACTCATTAAAtctcatatattttttgtctaatgtctgacaaaagtaaaaatataatattatttttattttttgacttttttattattccacacttttttttctttttccatatgTATCTCTTTTTCTAAATATTCCTCTCCAAATGTCGTACCTTAACCGTCAGCGAGAGTCACCTTGACGGTAGGCGAGGGCCACCTTGGCAGCCAATGAGGACAACTTGGCCGCTAGTGAGGGCCATATGGACTGTTGTTGTTTCCTTTTTGctcattatttctttcttttcattattaatttattcaaatattctCATCGTCATCTTTCTcgctatattttttttcttttggccaACTCCGACGAGGCCGCGTTGTACAACCATGTTGTCATCGCCATTGCTATGACCTTGTGGCGGCCTCATGTCGCCAGGCCCTCTCCCGGTGGCGTCAGGGGCCACGCCTCCTCCATGGAGGAGGTGCTTCTGTGTTGTTGCGCCGTCAAGGTCCTAAaattttatagtaaaatttacattattttatctAGTACATAAACACATCAAACAAGATACAACACAAAATTACTTGTATTATGCAGCAACAATCAAACAACGTATAGTATAAAAAGTTGTCTTGTGACTCAATTATTTATCCAATATCGTTCTGATTATCCTGTCTTTTTAGCAAATCAAACGCACTATAGGTATTTGGATCCTCTACTTCCAAAATTGTTTAAAACCGCCATGCTGCAAGATCTAGATCattgattaattattaaaataattaccaTAATAGAGTTaacaaagagagaaaatgagatcaatggttaaaatttatgatgcaGACACAACAAAATCTGCATTTTATTATTGGTGTGGATGATTAATTTGTACCGATAaatctaattgattattttttagtggagttttattttttaattatattattttattcataatatatgaaccaaatatattaattaaggtAATTGAACTTAATTCCATttagatttaagatttttttatttatgagattAATATAATGAACAgtatacataaatataaatttaagtttttcttaaaaaaatgagatatttGGAGATTTTATTTCATACTCAACTAATATGGCTTTAACTAGATGAAGTCAACCCATTTTAGGATCAAATATCTCCATTTacaatttcatattaaaattggagaaaaattaagtaaatatcCAATTAACagaaaaaggataaaattttaGGAAATCAAGTGGAGGATttgacttatttatttatgaaattagtATAATGAAAaacacatgtaaatttaaatttaagttttttttagaattagaaGAGATTTAGAGATTTTATTTGGTACTTAATTAATATTCCTTTAAGGGGACCAAGTCAACCCATTTTAGGATCAAGTATCTCCATTTacaattttatatcaaaattagaGATAATTTAAGTAAATATCTAACGAACAAAAAAGGATAacgtttttttttggggggggggggggggggagagatTTAGTAAATATCTTAACTacaatattgaaaataaactaaactaagaataattttgagagaaaaaaatgtggTGAGGAGTAGGATGACAAAATGAATCGGGATTCATATGTACCTGCAAAATGAATGTAGACTCGACAAGTATCTGCAAGCAGAGAGCGTAATTACCCGCTTACCCGGACTTAGGATGAAAACCTATATTtactcgtttttttttttttttgttagagtaAATGCGGATGCAGGCAATATAATACTCACCATGTTTTGTCTTGCACGGGCCATGTATATTATATACTTCacttaagtaaataatttatattacacGTATActcttctataaaaaaattatattttataattttattacaaaCCATAATAGTCTAATAGAGAGCAGCTAATTCAACATTCCTAATTTCATAACCATTTCATATAAATGTTGTAAATGTTTTGAGTGTACAAACTATCATTTACTATAATTGGGCTTACATGGACATAGTCTAGGATTCTTAATTTCTAAATCTTTGAGTTTGTTTGAGTAAgagacttatttaaaaaaaaaacacttaaattaatttttagatttaaaagaaaaataatacttgAAATATTACCCGGAGAAGatggagataaaaaaatttgtttatagtGTAGACTAAGAATtcttctaaaattatattttagtgaatattttgtgaaataattattttattctctttaatttttgtcaaaaagACTTAACCTAATGATTTGaattaacatgaaaaaaaaaatgtgttttctatttttctctttctctcgtCTCTTTAGATTATTACACCGATGACAAATATAAGTTAAATTATgatgaaatattattattgttataagatttttaaaaatctaatcaTCAAACAAATGATATACTAACTTCGTCCTACTATGTTACTCAGTATATCTAGGATAGCAGAATATCTATTCCGCCCTTTGTAAGGCAAAAAGACCTTAATCAAAAGCATCAAAAGGTTAGATCTCTTGATCATGATTAGAGTCAGAATTCTTAGATGGTAATCAACTCGATTTTTTcacacaaataatataaaaagataaataattatgcaAATGATACAATCTAAAATCTATTTacataaatgatataaaatattgtgtAGGGTGAGAAATTGATACTCTTAAACTGATTTTTcacctacaattttttttctcacgttataaaactgttttttttttaaaaaaaaaacactcaaaatgtgaattgtttttttttgtttttttgttatttcttttagtttttttttaaattgttttctatttttttcttgtagtttttttaaaactattttttaaaatttttttagtttactaatttatatatattaatttataaaaaaatataatttatctagaatagtatttaagaaaaatgaatatatttaaatactcaatataaatatttatgaaaaatgcatatatttaaGTGATCTAattattttacctaaaaaaattaaataaataaaacatgttcaattttaatagtttgcattgatgattgatgtaaaATTATGAGTACTTAAATATGAATTAATctataataacatttttaaataaaatacttaatccTTAAATGAAACCAAACAATTTTATTGATATGTCATCTTtctcaatatttattttcccaAATCCTTAGTAATAtccttttataatataattatatattattagttaatatatcatattaaatagtaaaacttaatgtaaaataaaattactactATTATTAAAAAGAGATTGTGATTGAACTTAAATGAtaatccataaaataaaataagattacaaataaaattcctaacattaAATCATCAGtatcataaaaaacaaacataaacgaCAAAGTTATTGTTAAAACACACTTCATGATATGTTGCATGcacaaaatacatatttttgagAAGAGGTCAATTCTCCTTCGGAAACACCTTTGTGAAATATTAACAACATATGAACATACAATGCAAATTTGTGAATACCAAAATTATTGGTAACCTGAGATGCAAAAACATCATTAACAACATTGTGCAgtgtaatattcaaataatatttggaGTGAGGAAAAAGGGGACAAAACACAACCGCTCGTAGAGTATATCATtcagtttaataaaaaataaactctatatgatacaaaaaataagaaattaacaaGAGTAAGAAACTTACCTCTCGTAGAACTAAGATAGAACCAACGTGAATGTCTGTCATATATTGGCTAGAATCTTTAACTTCTATGATTGCCTATCGCAAAGTGCCATCAATAGTCCTTGTAGGATCTTGAAATTAAAACTCTCATGAATGAATATTCGAAAAATAACAATGTAATTGTTAAAGACAGAATTAAACTTGACTACCTTGAGCATAACTCTAATGTCACCAAAACCATTGAGGGTACAAGTTTTGACAATGATGACCGTTAAAGGTACACGATCAAAAGTATAATCAATGAATCCTAACAGTGTCCCGTGAGGTGTGTCATCAACATTTACCAAtcctataattttataaatttaacaatCAATTGAATATTTAGGtgtatcaaataaaataaatgttttacgGTAGCTAACCTTGTGATCGAACGAAATCTTAAGCATACAACCATGGATTCCTATTAAATTCATGTTGGATTACTTGGTGGGCACGCATTATGAATTCTTGAGTTGGGAGTGGCTCCCTAGATTGTCGATTCATCATGACAACTTGTACGATCTATGTGGGACCAGGAATAAGTGTTGTTGAACTAGAGGATGACAAATTTGAGTTAGAAGGGTGAACAAGGGATGAGAGGTATGAgtcatgaatataaaaaaactccCATGAATTATTGCCCATGATGAATGAAACtttgtgaaaaaattaaatgatttgaaGATGATGAGACAGGGTGAATATCAGACAAAGGTGTTGAGTTGTATCTAACCCTTTACTGTTATATATTAAGTGATCTACTATTTTCACATAACCCATACCAACAGTTGAGATCACACCGACAATATAAACGGTTTAGATTGAGTCTTAATTAATTACGTTTGGTTTATGCTATTTGAAAAAATCTGTGTCTAGTCAAATTGTCTCGTAGAAAGCATTATGCAATCACATCATCTTGAAACAAGCAATGTGAGGTCAAATAGTATGGGGAAAAGCAACGTGAGATCAAACCGTCTTAAAGAAATAAATGTTCAATCAATTCATATCAGAAAAATGCAGTGCTCAGTCAATCAATGCATTGTTCAGTGTTCATTCAATAAACAAGGGAAAACTGTCAATCAACATAATAAGACATAATTAAAAGGGGCAATTAAAAAGGGCAAGCAATTAATGTCATTTGTGTCCACCAGTCCCACATCTGGGAGGTTGTTTGTTTCTTGTTGTTTGTTGATGTACTCGTCCATGTTCTTGTCATTCAAGTTGTTCATCAGGAACAATAGGTTGTTTTTCCTAGATAAAGTCATTAGTGGAAGAATTTCCGATAATACTTTGGTGAAAGGATGCAAAAAAAGGTATGAGGTTGTGGCGTGAATTGTGACGTGAATTCATATGATTGAGCATGTGGTTGTAGTCCTTCATCATGCATATTGGCAA
This region includes:
- the LOC114395290 gene encoding cyclin-D4-1-like, which gives rise to MAPSFDCVSSLLCVEDNSIFDENDYGGSVEVLEDAWQDPRYRRNLSQSENLDVPNGWFQLQSDECLRLMVEKEWDHLPNGDYRNKLRSGDLDFEARKEAIDWIQKVQEHFGFGPVCAYLSINYLDRFLSAYELPKHRTWTMQLLAVGCLSLAAKMEETDAPMSLDLQVGESKYIFEAKTIQRMELLVLSTLRWRMQAITPFSFIDHFLYKINDDQSPIGASILQSIQLILSTVRGIDFLEFRPSEIAAAVAISVVGEGQTVQTEKAISVLIQLVEKERVLKCVKLIQELASNSGGGSAKGDSASVSVPSVPQSPIGVLNTECFSYKSDDTNAASCANTSHNNSPDAKRRKLNKTFGE